The Halotia branconii CENA392 region CCAGTCTTTAATTCGGCAAATGAACTAATTGGTGTGACACAGTTAATTAATAAGCAACAAGGTAGCTTCACCGCTTCTGATGAAGAGTTTATGCGGGCTTTTAATATCCAGGCTGGAGTTGCCTTAGAAAATGCTCGTTTGTTTGAAAATGTACTCTTAGAAAAACAATATCAAAAAGATATTTTACAAAGTCTGTCAGATGCAGTAATTTCTACAGATATGTTAGGTCGAATTGTCACAATTAATGATGCGGCACTAACTTTACTGGGTTGTCCCTTAGAAGGAACTAACACCAAAATTAATAAACTTTTATGGGAACAAAATTTAATCGGTCGCTTAGTTTGGGAAATTGTGCCTATTGAAAATTTGCAAATGCGCTTAGAAGACAGTTTAAATTCTGGAGCAAAGCATTATGTACCAGAGCAAAATTTGACGTTGGGATTATACTCATTTTCCAGTGAATTTCAGGACTCAGAACTCAGCGAAAAACTGCAAGATGGCTTTTCTTCTGGGTCAACTGCGATGACTGAAAACTTAATTTTGACATTGCGCGATCGCACTAACCCAGATTTTTTTATTCCTTGGAATCTGCCTTTAACTCCCCAGTCGGAGTTTCTTGCTTCTAGCCAAGTAGAAATCTTAGAACGTAGTATTAATCTGACTGTTAATCCCCTAACTAACCCAGAAGGCGGGGTACGGGGTGGTTTGGTGGTTTTGGAAGACATCAGCCAAGAAAAACGGATGAAATCTACCATGTACCGCTACTTAACTCCTCATGTTGCGGAACAAGTGATGATGCTGGGTGAAGATGCCTTAATGGTGGGTGAACGCAAAGAAGTTACTATTTTATTTTCTGATATCCGAGGCTACACAACACTTACAGAACATTTCGGCGCAGCTGAAGTTGTAACTCTACTAAATCAGTATTTTGAAACAATGGTGGAGGCAGTTTTTAACTACGAAGGTACATTAGATAAATTTATGGGTGATGCCTTAATGGCAGTGTTTGGTGCGCCTTTACCCCTAACAGAAAATCACGCTTGGCAAGCGGTGCAATCAGCATTAGATATGCGCCAACGTCTCAAAGAATTTAACCAACGACGAATTATTCAAGCACAGCCCCAAATTCAAATAGGTATCGGCATTAGTTCTGGAGATGTGGTTTCAGGAAATATCGGTTCTCACAAACGCATGGATTACACGGTAATTGGCGATAGTGTAAATTTAAGTTCGCGCTTGGAAGGAGTAACTAAAGAATACGGTTGCGATATTATTTTAAGCGAGTTCACTTATCAACTATGTAGCGATTTAATCTGGGTGCGGCGGCTAGATAAAATTCGTGTTAAAGGTAAACATCAAGCTGTGAATATCTATGAGCTAATTGGCGATCGCAGCAGCCCTTTAGATGCTACTACCCAAGAGTTTTTGTTCCATTATCATGCAGGACGTGCTGCTTATTTGTCTCGTAACTTCCTCCAAGCGATCGCTTGCTTTGAGGCTGCTAAACGAATTAAACCTTTTGATCAAGGCGTTAATATTCATTTAGAACGCGCTCATAATTACCAACATACACCACCTATAGAATCTTGGGATGGTGCATGGACGGTAATTGGCAAGTAGCAAATGTCAATAGTCAAAAGTTTTGTAATGTTGACTGTTGACTAATCTTTCATTCTTGAGTGTCTTCATCCTCGTTTTGAAATGGATCTTCGCCAATTTGTAGTTGTTTTTTTGTTCTTTTCAGTTGTTTCCATAAAGCTTTGATTTGTTCGTAAGCTTCACCAGGTGGTAGTTTTCCGCCTGTCTCTAAATTACAGATATAACTTACCCGTTGGGCAAATTCTTGTAAATTGGCGTTAAAAACTAAGTTTTCTGGCTTTACTTGACCGTAGTAGCGACCACGAGGATAGAGAAATTGATCTTTGCTCATTATTTTGTTCTCCATTTATTAAATTCACCTCCTGCTTTTGATGATTTGAAGCGGAATCATTAGTAACTTTCGTCTCTATTTGTTAGATCTGAAGAAACTAAATCATTGATAACCTCTTCAGCTAATGTTGTCCAGGAATTTGTTAATTATGACTTTAAGACTAGAAGATAAATGATGGAATGCTTTGACGGCAAGGGTTACAATAATGATTTACAGATAAAATTTGTGTAAATCTCAATGACGGACGATAATTTACTTTACTTTACTTTCAATTGGCCATTATTTTGCCATCTTTATGAAATTCAGACAGTGATTAACTTCCTCTAAAAACGTCAATTACTACTTCGGCACTATTGTATATATGCCTGATTATATAACGGTTTTATCAATTTTTTTAATTATAATTTAGTATAAAAACATACTTAATTTATAAACAAACAATAACATTAAGCCAATACCCATGTCTTCTGTCATGGGTTAGACATTGAATGTAATTTTTTGCTCACGCACTAATTAATCAGGACTTACGCAAAAATAACGTAACTCCGTCATTACGTTTGCGTTAGCCTTCCCGAAGGGTACGATAGCGAAGTAATCTACCCTAACGCTGGGATTGCTTCCTCATACTCCGTTCCGGTCGCAATGACAATATCGGCGTTGCATAAGTCCTATTAATGTTTGATGGTGGCTGATTAACCATCAATAGCTAATCTCCAATAACTAAAGATAAAATGGTTAAGCCCGAAAGGACAAAAGCTGCCCCTCGCCCATAAATTTACCTCCTAACATGTCTGTTCATTCCAAGTTATACGAAGGCAAAGCAAAAATTCTCTATACAACGGACGATCCACAAGTCTTGCTAGCTGATTTTAAAGATGATGCCACTGCTTTCAACGCTCAAAAGCGTGGCAGTATTGTCGGCAAAGGAAAAATAAATTGTAGTATTTCCACTCAGTTGTTTAAACAACTAGAAGAATATGGTATAAAAACTCACTTTATTGATAGTCCGTCTCAGAATCAAATGCGGGTGAAGTCGGTGAAGATTTTGCCCTTGGAAGTGGTGGTAAGAAATATTGCTGCTGGCAGTCTGTGTCAACAAACTGGCTTAGCAGTAGGTACAGTTTTGCAACAACCTCTGGTAGAGTTTTATTACAAAAATGACCAATTAGGAGATCCCTTGTTAACACGCGATCGCCTACTACTGTTAAAACTAGCTACTGCGGAACAAGTAGATGCAATTACCAATCTAGCATTGCAAATCAATGAGTTTCTCAGTGGCTTTTGGCAGCAGTGTAGCATTACCCTAGTAGACTTCAAACTAGAATTTGGTTTGGACTCAAAACAGCAGATACTCTTGGCAGATGAAATCAGCCCTGACACCTGCCGTTTGTGGGACAGCGCAGAAGCAGACCCCAACCGCCGGGTAATGGATAAAGACCGCTTCCGCCGAGACTTAGGGAATGTAGAAGATGCTTACCAGGAGGTTTTACAAAGAGTACTACAAGTAGTAGAAATTAAAAATTAAGTGGGCAAAATATATTAAACTCGCGTGAATTGTCAGTTGTCAGTGGTCAGTTGTCATTTGTTACTAACTATGGCTATTTACCAGTTTGTGATGGTGTGTGGATGTGAAGAGGAATGTAAATCAAATGCGTTTATCTCCCGTATTGATGGCAGTTGTAGCAATTACAGCGCCTTTGAGCAGTTCATTGAGCGCAAATGCACAAAGCGCTAACAATTATAAAAAAATAACAGAGGTTCTCAAAGCTGCAACAAATCAAGAATCCCAAAAGAACTCAACTCAAGTTTTAACTAATGAGAACTTCAAATCTGACTTCAACTCGACAGAGGTTAAGGTATTAGAAGATTTCCCACCTGCAACAAATCAAAAATCCCAACAGAACTCAACTCAAGTTTTAACTAATGAGAACCTCAAATCTGACTTGAACTCGACAGAGGTTGGAAATTCCCAGTCTACCGTCATCGCAGTTTTCCCGGCTAAGTCAGCAGCAAAGACAACATCAGATGTCATACTGCACAGTCTTACAAAGCCAACAACTGCACAAATCCTGGAAACAACCCCAAATCCGCCAACTCAACAGCCTAATTCTACTCCAGAGAATTTACCTCCATCTCCGGGAACGACTCCATCTCAGGAGAATTTAAACTCCCCTGGGATGACACCTGTATTGCCTGAAAAGACTCAACAGCCTAATTCTACTCCAGAGAATTTACCTCCATCTCCGGGAACGACTCCATCTCAGGAGAATTTAAACTCCCCTGGGATAACACCTGTATTGCCTGAAAATACTCAACAGCCTAATTCCACTCCCCAAATTTCACCCCCAGCAACCGGGCAACCAACCCCTTCCCCGTCTCCTGATGCAGCCCCAGAAGCGGCTGAACCTCGTGTGTTGGTGTCAGAAGTGGTGGTTAGACCCCAGGCTGGGCAATTAGCGCCAGAACTAGAAGACCAAGTTTATCAAGTCATTCGTACCCAACCAGGACGAACAACAACCCGTTCCCAGCTGCAAGAAGATATTAATGCCATTTTTGGTACTGGCTTTTTCTCCAATGTCCAAGCAGTTCCAGAAGATACTCCTTTAGGGGTACGGGTGAGTTTTGTCGTCCAACCAAATCCTGTTTTGTCGAAGGTAGAAATACAAGCCAATCCTGGTACTGGTGTTGCTTCTGTATTACCTGCTAATACTGTGGATGAAATTTTTCGTAATCAGTATGGCAAAATCCTCAACTTACGGGAATTGCAAGAGGGTATCAAGCAATTAACCAAGAGGTATCAAGACCAAGGTTATGTGCTGGCAAATGTGATTGGAGCGCCGAAAGTTTCTGAAAATGGTGTTGTGACTTTGCAAGTGGCAGAAGGGGTAGTAGAGAATGTTAAAGTCCGGTTCCGCAACAAAGAAGGTCAAGAAACAGACGAGAAAGGGCAACCAATTCGCGGTCGGACACAGGAATATATTATTAAGCGCGAAGTGGAGTTGAAACCAGGACAAGTATTTAACCGCAACACAGTACAAAAAGACTTACAGCGGGTATATGGATTGGGATTATTTGAAGATGTAAATGTCTCTCTTGATCCTGGTACTGACCCCAGCAAGGTGGATGTAGTGGTAAATGTGGCAGAGCGTAGCAGCGGTTCTATTGCTGCCGGGGCTGGTATTAGTTCTGCTAGTGGATTGTTTGGTACTGTTAGCTACCAACAGCAAAACCTCAACGGCAGAAACCAAAAATTAGGAGCAGAGTTACAAGTAGGACAAAGAGAGTTACTGTTTGATCTGCGGTTTACAGATCCCTGGATTGCGGGAGATCCTTACCGGACATCTTATACAACCAATATTTTCCGTCGGAGTTCAATTTCGTTGATTTTTGATGGCCAAGATGAGGATATTAGAACATTTGGTAATCAAAGATCTGATGGCACATTTGAAGATCGCGATCGCCCCCGTGTTTTACGTTTAGGTGGTGGTGTTACCTTCAGTCGTCCTCTTTCTGCTAATCCCTACGAAAAGTCAGAGTGGACAGCTTCAGCGGGTTTGCAGTATCAACGAGTGTCTACCCGTGATGCTGATGGCAACCTCAGAAAAGAAGGGGCGGTATTTGATGATGATGGCAACCGAATTGGTGATACTACAGTTCCTTTGAGCTTCTCTGGCGAAGGCGAAGACGATTTGCTACTGCTGCAATTAGGAGCCCAGCGCGACTTACGTAATAATCCCTTGCAGCCCACCAGTGGGTCTTACCTGCGTTTTGGGCTTGATCAGTCAGTACCAGTGGGACTAGGTAGTATTTTACTCACCAGATTACGAGGGAGTTATAGCCAATATGTACCTGTCAATTTTACAAACTTTACCCAAGGGCCAGAAACCCTAGCATTTAACTTGCAAGGCGGAACAGTTCTTGGTGACTTACCTCCCTACGAAGCTTTTACTCTTGGTGGTAGCAACTCTGTTCGGGGTTACGAAGAAGGAGCCTTAACCAGCGGACGCAGTTATGTACAAGCATCCGTAGAATATCGTTTCCCAGTTTTCTCAGTAGTTAGCGGCGCACTGTTTGTGGATGTTGGCACTGATTTGGGAACCAGTACTAGAACCGCTGAAGTACTGAACAAAAATGGTAGCGGTTACGGTTACGGTCTTGGTGTGCGTGTACAGTCGCCATTAGGGCCAATTCGCATTGACTATGGCATCAATGATGATGGTGATAGCCGCATTAACTTTGGTATTGGTGAAAGGTTTTAAGTTGTCAGTGGTTAGTGGTCAGTTGTCAGTGGTAAATAATAACTGACAACTGATTTAATTTCGCTTGCTAATTTTTATCATTTGCTTCAATACTGTACCGTTAAAGGTATCGGTTGTGTTCTTGGAAACAAAACAGAAGCTTTGCCAAAACTTAACATAAAATGATACAAATCAAAATATAGCAGTTCCCAATTACATGAGGTAAATAGCTACTAATCCCTAGTCCCTGATCTCAATGAAATGTAACTGACTAAAACGAAAAGCTCTATATATTCACTTTTTACCTATGCAACAGCACACCTTAGCAGCGGAAATCACCCAAGCCGGAGTGGGACTGCATAGTGGTGTAGTAACCAATGTGCGGATATTACCTGCCGATGTAGGCAGTGGGCGCTACTTTGTGCGGG contains the following coding sequences:
- a CDS encoding adenylate/guanylate cyclase domain-containing protein, coding for MNLPNPGSVLATLTELTQVNRTHALLRRVKDLSVNEFVCLLDFITAEFQQFLRAIELINNEALETMLEKVLEAITLKIGQILQAEHTAIFLVDYDKGQLWSKVPQDNTQKFLEIRIPIKVGIPGHVASTGQYLNIPDTSSHPLFSPELEKQMGYTINNLLCVPVISSKNQTVAVVQLANKAGNTPFDHDDEERFRDFAASIGIILESCQSFYVAARNQRGATALLRATQTLGQSLDLEATLQIVMEQARILMQADRSTLFLYRKEMGELWTKVAAAADDTDLIEIQMPANRGIAGYVASTGKALNIPDAYKDPRFDPTIDRKTGYLTRNILCLPVFNSANELIGVTQLINKQQGSFTASDEEFMRAFNIQAGVALENARLFENVLLEKQYQKDILQSLSDAVISTDMLGRIVTINDAALTLLGCPLEGTNTKINKLLWEQNLIGRLVWEIVPIENLQMRLEDSLNSGAKHYVPEQNLTLGLYSFSSEFQDSELSEKLQDGFSSGSTAMTENLILTLRDRTNPDFFIPWNLPLTPQSEFLASSQVEILERSINLTVNPLTNPEGGVRGGLVVLEDISQEKRMKSTMYRYLTPHVAEQVMMLGEDALMVGERKEVTILFSDIRGYTTLTEHFGAAEVVTLLNQYFETMVEAVFNYEGTLDKFMGDALMAVFGAPLPLTENHAWQAVQSALDMRQRLKEFNQRRIIQAQPQIQIGIGISSGDVVSGNIGSHKRMDYTVIGDSVNLSSRLEGVTKEYGCDIILSEFTYQLCSDLIWVRRLDKIRVKGKHQAVNIYELIGDRSSPLDATTQEFLFHYHAGRAAYLSRNFLQAIACFEAAKRIKPFDQGVNIHLERAHNYQHTPPIESWDGAWTVIGK
- a CDS encoding DUF7219 family protein, producing the protein MENKIMSKDQFLYPRGRYYGQVKPENLVFNANLQEFAQRVSYICNLETGGKLPPGEAYEQIKALWKQLKRTKKQLQIGEDPFQNEDEDTQE
- the purC gene encoding phosphoribosylaminoimidazolesuccinocarboxamide synthase encodes the protein MSVHSKLYEGKAKILYTTDDPQVLLADFKDDATAFNAQKRGSIVGKGKINCSISTQLFKQLEEYGIKTHFIDSPSQNQMRVKSVKILPLEVVVRNIAAGSLCQQTGLAVGTVLQQPLVEFYYKNDQLGDPLLTRDRLLLLKLATAEQVDAITNLALQINEFLSGFWQQCSITLVDFKLEFGLDSKQQILLADEISPDTCRLWDSAEADPNRRVMDKDRFRRDLGNVEDAYQEVLQRVLQVVEIKN
- a CDS encoding BamA/TamA family outer membrane protein, encoding MRLSPVLMAVVAITAPLSSSLSANAQSANNYKKITEVLKAATNQESQKNSTQVLTNENFKSDFNSTEVKVLEDFPPATNQKSQQNSTQVLTNENLKSDLNSTEVGNSQSTVIAVFPAKSAAKTTSDVILHSLTKPTTAQILETTPNPPTQQPNSTPENLPPSPGTTPSQENLNSPGMTPVLPEKTQQPNSTPENLPPSPGTTPSQENLNSPGITPVLPENTQQPNSTPQISPPATGQPTPSPSPDAAPEAAEPRVLVSEVVVRPQAGQLAPELEDQVYQVIRTQPGRTTTRSQLQEDINAIFGTGFFSNVQAVPEDTPLGVRVSFVVQPNPVLSKVEIQANPGTGVASVLPANTVDEIFRNQYGKILNLRELQEGIKQLTKRYQDQGYVLANVIGAPKVSENGVVTLQVAEGVVENVKVRFRNKEGQETDEKGQPIRGRTQEYIIKREVELKPGQVFNRNTVQKDLQRVYGLGLFEDVNVSLDPGTDPSKVDVVVNVAERSSGSIAAGAGISSASGLFGTVSYQQQNLNGRNQKLGAELQVGQRELLFDLRFTDPWIAGDPYRTSYTTNIFRRSSISLIFDGQDEDIRTFGNQRSDGTFEDRDRPRVLRLGGGVTFSRPLSANPYEKSEWTASAGLQYQRVSTRDADGNLRKEGAVFDDDGNRIGDTTVPLSFSGEGEDDLLLLQLGAQRDLRNNPLQPTSGSYLRFGLDQSVPVGLGSILLTRLRGSYSQYVPVNFTNFTQGPETLAFNLQGGTVLGDLPPYEAFTLGGSNSVRGYEEGALTSGRSYVQASVEYRFPVFSVVSGALFVDVGTDLGTSTRTAEVLNKNGSGYGYGLGVRVQSPLGPIRIDYGINDDGDSRINFGIGERF